The following are encoded together in the Bacillus sp. V2I10 genome:
- a CDS encoding DUF881 domain-containing protein — MRGRYVVLSLIMLVLGFLVSFSYQLTKEQRPNNGISSEQWTKEYETRQLLIKQEERNTELQKELFKSQEKVREIEENLKNEKQIYFNLVEDVEKYRMYVGELGVAGEGIEVTLEDSSYIPEGENVNNYIVHEGHIFKVINELLISGASTIAINGQRLSHDSYIYCNGPVVTVDGNQFPAPFVISAIGEPAVLDQALNIAGGIVEQIAYDNIVITLEKKNEIKMNPLLQEKKS; from the coding sequence ATGAGAGGTAGATATGTTGTTCTCTCTTTAATCATGCTTGTTCTCGGTTTTTTAGTTTCGTTTTCTTATCAGCTCACGAAAGAACAGCGTCCTAATAATGGAATTTCTTCTGAACAGTGGACCAAAGAGTATGAAACAAGACAGCTGCTGATTAAGCAGGAGGAAAGAAATACAGAGCTTCAAAAGGAACTATTTAAAAGCCAGGAAAAAGTAAGAGAAATTGAAGAAAATCTGAAGAATGAAAAGCAGATTTACTTTAATCTTGTGGAAGATGTTGAAAAGTACAGAATGTATGTAGGCGAACTGGGTGTAGCAGGGGAGGGCATTGAAGTTACTTTGGAGGATTCCTCCTACATTCCAGAAGGGGAAAATGTAAATAATTATATTGTTCATGAAGGCCATATTTTTAAAGTGATCAATGAATTGCTTATTTCGGGCGCAAGTACCATCGCCATCAATGGACAAAGATTATCGCATGATTCGTATATATATTGTAATGGTCCTGTCGTTACTGTGGATGGAAATCAATTTCCAGCTCCCTTTGTCATTTCTGCCATCGGCGAGCCTGCTGTTCTGGATCAGGCATTAAATATCGCCGGCGGTATTGTCGAGCAGATTGCTTACGATAATATCGTGATAACCCTTGAGAAAAAAAACGAAATAAAGATGAATCCATTATTGCAAGAA
- a CDS encoding cell division protein FtsQ/DivIB, with protein MEKGKVVSLEDRVPKLQEHRKQKSNRRLILFLSVFFILILLVIYFQSPLSKVSSIDVAGNKTVSDEEIINMSGITAKSGFWSIGEKEVNDALSDFEQIQNVKLDKQLPNKVTIVVEEYHKVAYIVKGDQYSPILENGKTLDPLEGTFPDDAPLLINWSKAEEIEEMAMELMSLPDSVTNAISEIYHTPEKTDPWHITLYMNDGYEVQASVRSFSKKMIDYPAIVSQLAPNSKGIIHMEVGTYFESFDKKDEAAQEAAEDGAALEAEPEGTEQNENEDER; from the coding sequence TTGGAAAAAGGCAAAGTCGTTTCGCTTGAAGATCGTGTTCCAAAGCTCCAGGAGCATCGGAAACAAAAATCAAACCGCAGATTAATTTTATTTTTATCCGTCTTTTTCATCCTCATATTATTGGTGATCTACTTTCAATCTCCGCTTAGCAAAGTATCTTCCATAGATGTTGCCGGAAATAAGACAGTATCTGATGAAGAAATAATAAATATGAGTGGAATCACAGCAAAATCCGGCTTTTGGAGCATTGGTGAAAAAGAAGTGAATGATGCCCTGTCAGATTTTGAACAGATTCAAAATGTTAAATTGGACAAGCAATTGCCTAATAAAGTAACGATTGTGGTAGAAGAATATCATAAAGTGGCCTATATCGTAAAAGGAGATCAATACTCCCCCATACTTGAAAACGGCAAAACACTCGATCCTTTGGAAGGGACTTTTCCAGACGATGCGCCGCTTCTAATTAATTGGAGCAAGGCTGAAGAGATTGAAGAAATGGCCATGGAACTCATGAGTCTTCCTGACAGTGTAACGAATGCGATTTCTGAAATCTACCATACACCTGAAAAAACGGACCCATGGCATATTACGCTATACATGAATGACGGATATGAAGTGCAGGCCTCAGTACGCAGCTTTTCAAAAAAAATGATTGATTATCCGGCCATTGTCAGCCAGCTTGCGCCAAATTCCAAAGGCATTATTCATATGGAAGTCGGAACCTATTTCGAATCATTCGATAAGAAGGATGAAGCTGCACAAGAAGCAGCGGAAGACGGAGCCGCATTAGAAGCAGAGCCGGAGGGGACAGAGCAAAATGAAAATGAAGATGAGAGGTAG
- the murB gene encoding UDP-N-acetylmuramate dehydrogenase, with protein MEKILMKLQEAEVGKVVQNEPLARHTTIKIGGPAEIFVEPNSIGDLKKTMDTVTESGVPWRAIGRGSNLLVGDSGIKGVVIKLGKGLDHLEVDGDTITAGGGYSLIKLTTVISKQGLSGLQFAGGIPGSVGGAVYMNAGAHGSDMSKILVKAHILFEDGTMEWLTAEELDFSYRTSLLQKKRPGICLEAVLKLEKGNREEIVAELQKNKDYRRETQPWDHPNCGSVFRNPLPHYAGQLIQESGLKGYQIGGAKISELHGNFIVNTGNATAKDVLDLIDFVKKTIYEKHGVRMETEVEIVGVNE; from the coding sequence ATGGAAAAGATACTAATGAAATTACAAGAAGCAGAAGTTGGGAAAGTTGTTCAAAATGAACCGCTGGCAAGGCATACAACCATTAAAATCGGAGGACCTGCGGAAATTTTTGTAGAGCCAAATTCGATTGGAGATCTGAAAAAAACGATGGATACCGTAACAGAAAGCGGTGTTCCATGGAGAGCGATCGGCAGGGGATCTAATCTGCTTGTTGGGGATTCAGGCATTAAGGGTGTCGTGATTAAACTAGGAAAAGGACTGGATCATCTTGAAGTGGATGGAGATACCATTACTGCAGGAGGAGGCTACTCTCTAATTAAATTAACGACTGTCATCAGCAAACAGGGACTCTCCGGTCTTCAGTTCGCAGGGGGCATTCCCGGATCTGTAGGAGGAGCTGTATATATGAACGCGGGTGCTCACGGTTCTGATATGTCCAAAATCCTTGTAAAGGCTCATATTCTGTTTGAGGATGGAACGATGGAATGGCTGACAGCGGAAGAATTGGACTTTTCATACCGGACTTCCCTGCTTCAGAAGAAACGCCCGGGCATTTGCCTAGAAGCGGTTTTGAAGCTTGAGAAAGGCAATCGCGAAGAAATTGTGGCAGAACTTCAGAAAAATAAAGATTACCGCAGAGAAACTCAGCCATGGGATCATCCAAACTGCGGCAGCGTGTTTAGAAATCCCCTTCCGCATTATGCCGGCCAGCTGATTCAGGAATCAGGCCTGAAGGGCTATCAGATCGGCGGAGCGAAAATTTCCGAACTTCATGGAAATTTCATTGTGAATACAGGTAATGCCACGGCTAAAGACGTCCTTGATTTAATTGATTTTGTTAAAAAAACAATTTATGAAAAACATGGTGTCAGAATGGAAACAGAAGTTGAAATTGTCGGTGTAAATGAGTAG
- the murG gene encoding undecaprenyldiphospho-muramoylpentapeptide beta-N-acetylglucosaminyltransferase, whose amino-acid sequence MKIMVSGGGTGGHIYPALALINEIKKNDPNAEFLYVGTDNGLESKIVPKAGIPFRSIKISGFKRKISLDNAKTIMRFFKGVSDSRKFIKEFKPDVVIGTGGYVCGPVVYAASKLKVPAIIHEQNSLPGVTNKFLARYVDKVAICFEEARSYFPAEKTVLTGNPRASEVVTDDVSHYKDPALMADKKTVLIMGGSRGAKPINDAVIGMLDEMKNKDYQVIYVTGEIHYENVMEQVLNLPKNVVIKPFIHNMPEVLKGIDLIVARSGATTLAEITALGLPSILIPSPYVTANHQEKNARALSDHDAASIILEKDLSSAVLVKEMDAILLNGANLQKMSAASKQLGIPDAAMKLYKEIQALAYQ is encoded by the coding sequence ATGAAAATTATGGTAAGCGGCGGAGGGACAGGCGGACACATTTATCCTGCCCTCGCCTTAATAAATGAAATTAAAAAAAATGACCCAAATGCGGAATTTTTGTATGTCGGCACAGATAATGGCCTTGAGTCCAAAATTGTTCCAAAAGCAGGAATTCCATTTCGTTCAATTAAGATTTCCGGCTTTAAAAGGAAGATTTCTCTGGACAATGCAAAGACAATCATGCGCTTTTTCAAAGGAGTCAGCGACAGCAGGAAATTCATAAAAGAATTTAAACCGGACGTCGTAATTGGTACTGGCGGCTATGTATGCGGACCCGTTGTCTATGCAGCTTCTAAGCTGAAGGTGCCGGCGATTATCCATGAACAGAACAGTCTTCCTGGAGTGACCAACAAATTTTTAGCGCGCTATGTAGATAAGGTAGCCATTTGTTTTGAAGAGGCAAGAAGCTATTTCCCTGCTGAAAAAACAGTGCTGACAGGTAACCCCAGAGCGTCTGAAGTGGTAACGGATGACGTCAGTCACTATAAGGACCCTGCACTTATGGCTGACAAAAAAACAGTGCTGATTATGGGAGGAAGCAGAGGGGCAAAACCCATCAATGATGCAGTAATCGGTATGCTTGATGAAATGAAAAATAAGGATTATCAAGTTATCTATGTAACGGGTGAAATTCATTATGAAAACGTTATGGAGCAAGTTTTGAATCTGCCGAAAAATGTTGTGATCAAACCTTTCATTCATAACATGCCTGAAGTCTTAAAAGGAATTGATTTAATTGTGGCACGATCTGGTGCAACGACTTTGGCAGAAATAACGGCACTTGGACTTCCAAGTATCCTGATACCAAGTCCATACGTAACAGCGAATCACCAGGAAAAAAATGCAAGGGCCTTAAGTGATCATGATGCAGCGTCAATAATCCTTGAAAAAGACCTCTCAAGTGCTGTATTAGTAAAAGAGATGGATGCTATCTTGCTTAATGGGGCGAATCTTCAAAAAATGTCAGCTGCTTCTAAGCAGTTAGGCATTCCTGATGCTGCAATGAAGTTATATAAAGAAATACAGGCTTTGGCTTATCAATAA
- the spoVE gene encoding stage V sporulation protein E, which produces MTAKRSAPDFILVIITLLLLTIGLIMVYSASAVWATYKFEDSFFFAKRQLLFAGVGVIAMFFLMNVDYWTWRTWAKMLIIICFVLLLAVLVPGIGMERNGSRSWIGVGAFSIQPSEFMKLAMIAFLAKFLSENQKKITSFKKGLFPSLGFVFTAFALIMLQPDLGTGTVMVGTCIVMIFVAGARISHFGFLGLLGAAGFVGLVLSAPYRIKRITSFLNPWEDPLGSGFQIIQSLYAIGPGGLFGLGLGQSRQKFFYLPEPQTDFIFAILAEELGFIGGSLIILLFGLLLWRGVRIALGAPDLYGSFLAIGIITMVAIQVMINIGVVTGLMPVTGITLPFLSYGGSSLTLMLMAVGVLLNISRYARY; this is translated from the coding sequence TTGACGGCAAAAAGATCTGCACCAGACTTCATTCTAGTCATCATTACCTTGCTGCTGCTGACGATTGGACTGATCATGGTATACAGTGCAAGCGCAGTTTGGGCAACTTATAAATTTGAAGATTCATTTTTCTTTGCAAAGAGGCAGCTGCTTTTTGCAGGTGTAGGTGTAATCGCCATGTTTTTTTTAATGAATGTTGATTACTGGACATGGAGAACCTGGGCGAAAATGCTGATAATAATTTGCTTTGTTCTGCTTCTGGCCGTTTTAGTTCCCGGCATAGGGATGGAGCGAAATGGTTCCCGCAGCTGGATAGGAGTCGGCGCATTTTCCATTCAGCCCTCCGAATTCATGAAGCTTGCCATGATTGCGTTTTTGGCTAAATTTCTGTCAGAAAATCAAAAGAAAATAACATCATTTAAAAAAGGTCTTTTTCCATCGCTGGGCTTTGTTTTTACCGCGTTCGCGTTAATTATGCTTCAGCCTGATCTTGGAACAGGAACCGTTATGGTAGGGACTTGTATTGTGATGATTTTTGTTGCAGGGGCGAGAATCAGCCATTTTGGTTTCCTTGGTTTGCTGGGAGCTGCAGGATTTGTAGGGCTCGTTTTATCAGCACCGTATCGGATTAAGCGAATCACATCGTTTTTAAATCCTTGGGAAGATCCGCTCGGAAGCGGATTTCAGATCATTCAATCTCTCTATGCAATTGGACCTGGTGGACTATTTGGTCTTGGACTCGGGCAGAGCAGACAAAAATTCTTTTACTTGCCTGAGCCGCAAACAGACTTTATCTTTGCTATCCTGGCAGAAGAGCTTGGCTTCATCGGCGGCTCGCTGATCATTTTGCTGTTTGGTCTGTTATTATGGCGGGGTGTAAGAATAGCCCTCGGTGCCCCGGATTTATACGGTTCATTTCTGGCCATCGGAATTATCACAATGGTTGCGATTCAAGTCATGATCAATATTGGAGTAGTAACGGGACTGATGCCGGTTACGGGTATTACGCTGCCATTTCTCAGCTACGGCGGATCTTCATTGACGCTGATGCTGATGGCGGTTGGTGTTCTATTGAATATTAGCAGATATGCCAGGTACTGA
- the murD gene encoding UDP-N-acetylmuramoyl-L-alanine--D-glutamate ligase, which produces MKSIQDFTHKHVLVLGLAKSGLAAAKLLHKLGANVTVNDMKPLEENESAKELQAAGLQVICGSHPKELLDHAEYIVKNPGIPYTNPLLAEALERNIPIVTEVELAYLISEADMIGITGSNGKTTTTTLIHEMLLADQKKSLIAGNIGTVACEVAEHASKENVIVTELSSFQLMGTIKFRPKIALLLNLFDAHLDYHGTREEYALAKAKIYENQQADDYSVVNYDDMGVRRAAEKSKGQIVYFSVSEKLEKGAYISNGSLWYNDEQIIKIKDVVLPGKHNLENILAAICVVKLYGASTDAIQKVLTAFKGVKHRLQFISTIDGVKYYNDSKATNILATSKALQAFDAPILLLAGGLDRGNEFDELIPFLGNVKAFITFGQTAPKLERIAGDAGIEVIKRVDNVEQAAMAAFDLSQDGDIVLLSPACASWDQYKTFEQRGDMFENAVHKLK; this is translated from the coding sequence ATGAAAAGTATTCAAGATTTTACTCATAAACATGTACTGGTATTGGGGCTTGCAAAAAGCGGTTTAGCTGCTGCAAAGCTCTTACATAAACTCGGAGCAAACGTTACAGTCAATGATATGAAGCCTCTTGAAGAAAATGAGTCTGCTAAGGAACTTCAGGCTGCTGGTCTTCAGGTCATTTGCGGCAGTCATCCGAAAGAGCTCCTTGATCATGCAGAATATATTGTGAAAAACCCAGGTATCCCTTATACCAATCCATTGCTTGCTGAAGCTTTGGAGCGGAATATCCCGATTGTGACAGAAGTGGAACTTGCTTATTTAATCTCGGAAGCAGATATGATTGGGATAACGGGTTCAAATGGAAAAACAACTACGACAACTCTCATTCACGAAATGCTCCTTGCTGACCAGAAGAAGTCTTTGATCGCTGGGAACATCGGCACTGTAGCATGTGAAGTCGCCGAACATGCTTCTAAAGAGAATGTCATTGTGACTGAGCTGTCTTCTTTTCAGCTCATGGGAACAATCAAATTCAGACCTAAAATTGCGCTGCTGCTGAATCTATTTGATGCCCACCTTGATTATCATGGCACTAGAGAAGAATACGCTCTTGCAAAAGCGAAAATCTATGAAAATCAGCAGGCAGATGATTATTCTGTCGTGAACTATGATGACATGGGTGTGCGCAGGGCAGCAGAAAAATCCAAAGGTCAAATTGTTTATTTTTCAGTTTCAGAGAAGCTTGAAAAAGGCGCTTATATAAGCAACGGTTCTCTCTGGTATAACGATGAGCAGATTATTAAAATAAAAGATGTTGTCTTGCCGGGCAAGCATAATCTTGAGAATATCCTTGCTGCGATCTGTGTTGTAAAACTATATGGAGCATCAACAGACGCCATTCAAAAAGTTCTGACTGCCTTTAAAGGGGTTAAACATCGGCTGCAGTTTATCAGCACGATTGATGGAGTAAAATATTACAACGATTCTAAAGCTACTAATATATTAGCAACATCCAAAGCGCTGCAGGCCTTTGATGCACCAATACTTCTGCTTGCAGGAGGTTTGGATCGCGGAAACGAATTTGACGAGCTGATCCCATTCCTGGGCAATGTGAAGGCATTCATTACATTTGGACAAACTGCACCAAAGCTTGAGAGAATAGCAGGTGATGCTGGAATAGAAGTGATAAAACGTGTCGATAATGTTGAACAAGCGGCTATGGCGGCGTTTGACTTATCTCAAGATGGTGACATTGTTCTTTTATCCCCTGCGTGCGCTAGCTGGGATCAATATAAAACATTTGAGCAAAGAGGAGACATGTTTGAGAACGCCGTGCATAAGCTAAAGTAA
- the mraY gene encoding phospho-N-acetylmuramoyl-pentapeptide-transferase — protein MLEQIILFTIIMGFLISVLISPIFIPFLRRLKFGQSIRDEGPKSHQKKSGTPTMGGIMIILSVIVTTLVMSYKFAEPSVEMYLLLFVMFGYGLLGFLDDFIKVVMKRNLGLTSKQKLIGQIIIAVIFYIVFKQYGFSSEIRIPGTDFSFDLGWAYVILIIFMLVGGSNAVNLTDGLDGLLSGTAAVAFGAFAVLAWNQSQYDVAIFSVAVVGAVLGFLVFNAHPAKVFMGDTGSLALGGAIVTVAILTKLEILLVLIGGVFVIETLSVIIQVISFKTTGKRVFKMSPLHHHYELTGWSEWRVVVTFWTVGLVFAVLGIYIEVWL, from the coding sequence ATGCTTGAACAAATTATTTTATTTACTATTATTATGGGTTTTTTAATCAGTGTTCTGATATCTCCCATCTTTATTCCATTTTTAAGAAGACTTAAGTTCGGACAAAGCATTCGGGATGAAGGACCGAAATCCCATCAGAAAAAATCAGGCACCCCGACGATGGGCGGAATCATGATAATTCTGTCTGTGATTGTAACAACGCTTGTCATGAGCTATAAATTTGCAGAACCAAGTGTGGAAATGTATTTGCTTCTATTCGTTATGTTCGGTTACGGCCTGCTCGGTTTTCTGGATGATTTCATCAAGGTTGTGATGAAGCGCAACCTCGGTCTTACTTCAAAACAGAAATTAATTGGACAGATTATTATTGCGGTCATTTTCTATATCGTTTTTAAACAATATGGGTTTTCTTCAGAAATCCGTATTCCAGGCACTGATTTTTCATTTGACTTAGGATGGGCTTATGTCATTCTGATCATTTTCATGCTTGTCGGCGGATCGAATGCTGTTAATTTAACAGACGGCCTTGACGGCCTGCTCTCAGGTACGGCAGCCGTTGCGTTTGGAGCATTTGCTGTTCTTGCCTGGAATCAATCTCAATATGATGTGGCTATTTTTTCGGTGGCAGTTGTAGGAGCGGTTCTTGGGTTTCTTGTTTTCAATGCACATCCCGCAAAAGTATTCATGGGTGACACAGGATCACTGGCACTCGGGGGAGCTATTGTCACAGTTGCTATTTTAACAAAGCTTGAAATTCTTCTTGTTTTAATCGGAGGAGTTTTCGTCATCGAAACCTTATCCGTTATTATACAGGTCATCTCTTTTAAAACGACCGGAAAACGGGTATTTAAGATGAGCCCTCTTCATCACCACTATGAGTTAACCGGCTGGTCAGAATGGAGAGTTGTCGTGACATTCTGGACTGTCGGTCTTGTTTTCGCCGTTTTGGGAATCTATATTGAGGTGTGGTTATAA
- a CDS encoding UDP-N-acetylmuramoyl-L-alanyl-D-glutamate--2,6-diaminopimelate ligase — MKLQTLLSQLQNMKMNVNENPEILSIEMDSREVKEGSLFICISGYTVDGHDYAEQAVSRGAAAVLSEKPLSLPVPVIVVNNTKRAMALLADTFYGQPTHKLHLIGVTGTNGKTSTTHLIEKILQNSSQTTGLIGTMYIKIGDEQLSVKNTTPESLTLQKTFGTMVDKGVSHAIMEVSSHALHMGRVHGCDYDVAVFTNLSQDHLDYHQTMDSYRAAKGLLFSQLGNKFDQKKPKTAVLNGDDPASAEFMNMTAAHILTYGIDTECDVTAKNIAMSPSGTSFDLLTPHGSEKVNMKLIGKFSIYNALAAAAASLASNVPLSVIVATLGDIEGVRGRFEVVDGGQDFSVIVDYAHTPDSLENVLSTVKQFVLGKTFVVVGCGGDRDRTKRKIMAQIAVKYADEPIFTSDNPRSEDPIAILNEMEDGVRGEYYHSIENREKAIYFAVSHALPGDVILIAGKGHETYQQIGTQIFDFDDREVALKAINERIRL; from the coding sequence ATGAAATTACAGACACTGCTTTCGCAGCTGCAAAATATGAAAATGAACGTGAACGAAAATCCAGAAATTCTCTCGATTGAAATGGACTCAAGAGAAGTGAAGGAAGGAAGTTTATTTATTTGCATCAGCGGGTACACAGTAGATGGCCACGATTATGCTGAGCAGGCTGTCAGCAGAGGGGCTGCTGCTGTATTATCTGAAAAGCCTTTGTCACTTCCAGTACCTGTTATTGTTGTTAATAATACAAAGAGAGCTATGGCGCTTCTCGCAGACACATTTTACGGGCAGCCTACACATAAGCTTCATTTAATAGGCGTTACAGGCACAAACGGCAAAACTTCAACAACGCATTTAATTGAGAAGATTCTTCAAAATTCCAGCCAAACTACTGGATTAATCGGAACGATGTACATAAAAATCGGAGATGAACAATTAAGCGTTAAAAACACTACACCAGAGAGCCTGACTCTTCAAAAAACCTTTGGAACGATGGTTGATAAAGGAGTCAGTCATGCAATTATGGAAGTTTCCTCCCATGCCTTGCATATGGGGCGTGTTCATGGGTGTGACTATGACGTAGCTGTCTTTACAAATTTGTCACAGGATCATCTGGATTACCACCAGACAATGGATTCATATCGGGCAGCAAAAGGCCTTCTATTTTCGCAGCTTGGCAATAAATTTGATCAAAAGAAGCCAAAAACAGCTGTCTTGAACGGTGATGATCCTGCTTCTGCCGAGTTTATGAATATGACGGCTGCACATATATTGACTTATGGGATTGATACAGAGTGTGATGTGACGGCGAAAAATATTGCGATGTCTCCAAGCGGAACATCATTTGATCTTCTCACTCCCCATGGCAGTGAGAAGGTGAATATGAAGCTGATCGGCAAATTCAGCATCTATAATGCGCTTGCTGCAGCTGCTGCAAGCCTTGCTTCTAATGTACCTCTATCTGTAATAGTTGCGACTCTTGGGGACATTGAAGGTGTCCGCGGCCGCTTTGAAGTTGTCGACGGAGGACAGGATTTTTCCGTAATCGTTGATTATGCCCATACTCCGGACAGTCTGGAAAATGTCCTTTCAACGGTCAAGCAATTTGTTCTTGGAAAGACATTTGTCGTTGTCGGCTGCGGCGGGGACCGTGACCGGACAAAACGGAAAATCATGGCGCAGATTGCAGTGAAGTATGCGGATGAACCGATCTTTACATCCGACAATCCGAGAAGTGAAGATCCGATCGCCATATTGAATGAAATGGAAGATGGGGTTAGAGGCGAATATTATCATTCCATTGAAAATAGAGAGAAGGCCATTTATTTTGCCGTTTCTCATGCATTGCCAGGCGACGTCATCTTAATCGCAGGAAAAGGCCATGAAACCTATCAGCAGATCGGTACACAGATTTTCGATTTCGATGATCGTGAGGTAGCCTTGAAAGCTATTAATGAACGGATTAGATTATGA
- a CDS encoding stage V sporulation protein D, which produces MRVSNVTVRKRLTMVLLFGFLIFLIIDIRLGYVQFFIGDKLTALAKDSWSRNIPFEPERGEILDRNGVKLATNMSAPSVLVVPRQVENPADTAEKLASVLNMSKERAYELITKKQSIQRINPEGRKISHEKAKELRALGLKGVYIAEDSKRHYPFGSYLSHVLGFAGIDNQGLLGLESYYDEQLKGTKGYVKFYSDAKGKRMPEEADEYTAPIDGLNLKLTIDSKVQTIVERELDNAQAAYNPDGMIAIAMNPKNGEILAMSSRPDFDPADFRNVDPLIYNRNLPVWSSYEPGSTFKIITLAAALEENKVDLQKEHFHDGGSVEVGGARLKCWKRGGHGSQTFLEVVQNSCNPGFVELGQRLGTNTLFKYIQNFGFGQKTGIDLQGEGRGILFNVKNVGPVEQATTAFGQGVSVTPIQQVAAVSAAVNGGTLYTPFIAKEWIDPITGDVVSQTAPEAKRRVISEETSKQIRYALESVVAQGTGRNAFVDGYRVGGKTGTAQKVKDGVYLKNNYIVSFIGFAPADDPEIVVYVAVDNPKGTVQFGGTVVAPIVGNIMEDSLRELGVKPRKDQIEKEYKWLDTKLVNVPNVVGLTTTELREQMVNLKLDIAGSGDTVVQQSPAAGVKLKEGSTLRLYLGKSDNKTDDE; this is translated from the coding sequence ATGCGCGTTTCAAATGTAACTGTCAGAAAGCGTCTGACAATGGTGCTGCTGTTTGGATTTTTGATTTTTCTTATTATCGATATCCGTCTTGGATACGTTCAGTTTTTTATAGGGGATAAATTAACTGCTCTTGCTAAGGATTCATGGAGCAGAAACATTCCTTTTGAGCCTGAACGGGGGGAGATTCTTGACCGCAACGGCGTTAAGCTTGCTACGAATATGAGTGCCCCGTCGGTCCTTGTTGTGCCGAGGCAGGTGGAAAACCCGGCAGATACGGCTGAAAAGCTTGCTTCTGTTTTAAATATGTCCAAAGAGCGCGCTTATGAACTAATTACAAAGAAGCAGTCAATCCAGCGCATTAATCCTGAAGGAAGAAAGATCTCTCATGAAAAAGCAAAAGAGCTTCGGGCCCTTGGGCTAAAAGGAGTATACATAGCGGAAGATTCTAAGCGGCATTATCCGTTTGGAAGCTATCTATCACATGTGCTTGGTTTTGCCGGAATCGATAATCAGGGGCTGCTTGGGCTGGAATCCTATTACGATGAACAGCTGAAAGGCACAAAAGGATATGTGAAATTCTACTCGGATGCAAAAGGGAAAAGAATGCCAGAAGAAGCGGATGAATATACAGCTCCAATAGACGGTTTAAATCTTAAATTAACCATTGATTCAAAAGTTCAAACCATTGTAGAACGGGAACTGGACAACGCTCAGGCAGCCTACAACCCGGACGGAATGATTGCCATTGCCATGAATCCCAAAAACGGAGAAATTCTTGCCATGTCAAGCAGACCTGACTTTGATCCTGCGGATTTCAGAAATGTTGATCCGCTGATCTACAATCGGAATCTTCCTGTATGGAGCTCTTACGAACCAGGATCAACCTTTAAGATTATTACATTAGCTGCAGCCCTTGAAGAGAACAAAGTAGATCTGCAAAAAGAACATTTTCATGACGGCGGATCTGTGGAGGTTGGCGGAGCAAGACTTAAATGCTGGAAAAGAGGCGGACATGGCAGCCAGACATTTCTTGAAGTTGTTCAAAACTCCTGTAACCCGGGATTTGTAGAATTAGGACAAAGGCTCGGCACGAATACGCTGTTTAAATATATTCAGAACTTTGGTTTCGGCCAAAAAACAGGGATCGATCTGCAGGGAGAAGGAAGGGGAATTCTCTTCAATGTTAAAAATGTCGGACCCGTTGAGCAGGCGACAACAGCTTTTGGTCAAGGTGTTTCTGTAACACCCATTCAGCAGGTCGCAGCTGTTTCAGCGGCGGTTAACGGCGGAACACTATATACACCTTTTATTGCAAAGGAATGGATTGACCCGATCACAGGTGACGTTGTCAGTCAGACAGCTCCTGAAGCTAAGCGCCGTGTGATTTCAGAAGAAACATCAAAACAGATAAGATATGCCCTAGAAAGTGTAGTGGCACAAGGAACAGGGAGAAATGCATTTGTAGACGGCTACCGTGTCGGCGGCAAAACAGGAACTGCCCAAAAAGTAAAAGACGGAGTTTATTTAAAGAATAACTATATTGTGTCGTTTATAGGCTTTGCTCCAGCTGATGATCCAGAAATTGTTGTTTATGTTGCAGTTGATAATCCAAAAGGCACGGTTCAGTTCGGGGGAACGGTAGTTGCGCCAATTGTAGGAAACATCATGGAAGACAGTTTAAGAGAGCTTGGTGTGAAACCGAGAAAAGATCAAATAGAAAAAGAATATAAATGGCTAGACACAAAACTTGTAAATGTCCCGAATGTTGTAGGGCTGACTACAACGGAACTGAGAGAGCAGATGGTGAACCTGAAGCTTGATATTGCCGGTTCCGGCGACACAGTTGTTCAGCAGTCACCAGCAGCCGGAGTGAAACTGAAGGAAGGTTCAACCCTCCGCCTGTATTTAGGAAAAAGCGACAATAAAACAGATGACGAGTAA